In Streptomyces dangxiongensis, one DNA window encodes the following:
- a CDS encoding metallophosphoesterase — MRARYGIPLGIVAAGSAGLLYAAGFEARSFRLRRVTVPVLPPGMRPLRVLQVSDIHMVGGQRKKQRWLRSLAGLRPDFVINTGDNLSDPEGVPEVLDALGPLMEFPGAYVFGSNDYYGPKLRNPARYLLEKTNGRHGLNGNAPAVGVIHNPWEDLRDGFDEAGWLNLTNTRGVLKIEGVSIELTGLDDPHIKRDRYARVAGGPSGTYDFALGVVHAPYLRVLDAFTADAYPLVLAGHTHGGQLCIPFYGALVTNCDLDTDRVKGLSTHTAEGRTSYLHVSAGCGTNRYTPVRFACPPEATLLTLVGRE, encoded by the coding sequence ATGCGCGCGCGATACGGAATCCCCCTGGGCATCGTGGCGGCCGGCTCCGCCGGTCTGCTGTATGCGGCGGGCTTCGAGGCCCGGTCCTTCCGCCTGCGACGGGTCACCGTCCCGGTCCTGCCCCCGGGCATGCGCCCCCTGCGCGTCCTCCAGGTCTCCGACATCCACATGGTCGGCGGCCAGCGCAAGAAGCAGCGCTGGCTGCGGTCACTGGCCGGCCTGCGCCCCGACTTCGTGATCAACACGGGCGACAACCTGTCGGATCCCGAGGGCGTCCCCGAGGTCCTGGACGCGCTGGGCCCCCTGATGGAGTTCCCGGGCGCGTACGTCTTCGGGTCCAACGACTACTACGGCCCCAAGCTGCGCAACCCCGCCCGCTACCTGCTGGAGAAGACCAACGGACGCCACGGGCTGAACGGCAACGCGCCTGCGGTGGGCGTCATCCACAACCCCTGGGAGGACCTGCGGGACGGTTTCGACGAGGCGGGCTGGCTCAACCTGACGAACACGCGGGGCGTCCTGAAGATCGAGGGCGTCTCCATCGAGCTGACCGGCCTGGACGACCCCCACATCAAGCGCGACCGGTACGCCCGGGTGGCGGGCGGCCCGTCGGGGACGTACGACTTCGCCCTCGGCGTGGTCCACGCCCCGTACCTGCGGGTCCTGGACGCGTTCACGGCGGACGCCTACCCCCTGGTCCTGGCCGGCCACACCCACGGCGGCCAGCTCTGCATCCCCTTCTACGGCGCCCTGGTCACCAACTGCGACCTGGACACGGACCGCGTGAAGGGCCTCTCCACCCACACGGCCGAGGGCCGCACGTCCTACCTCCACGTCTCAGCAGGCTGCGGCACCAACCGCTACACCCCGGTCCGCTTCGCCTGCCCCCCGGAGGCGACACTGCTGACGCTGGTGGGCAGGGAGTAG
- a CDS encoding ArsA family ATPase has product MSPDPAEARGAAEAVDTGRPLSPARVLHVDPLLDDPKTRIVVCCGSGGVGKTTTAAALGLRAAERGRKVVVLTIDPARRLAQSMGIDSLDNVPRRVKGTEGDGELHAMMLDMKRTFDEVVEAHADSERAAAILANPFYQSLSAGFAGTQEYMAMEKLGQLRAKDEWDLIVVDTPPSRSALDFLDAPKRLGSFLDGRLIRLLTAPAKLGGRAGMKFLNVGMSMMTGTLGKLLGGQLLKDVQTFVAAMDTTFGGFRTRADATYKLLQAPGTAFLVVAAPERDALREAAYFVERLAAEHMPLVGLVLNRVHGSGAGGLSAERALAAAENLEDARIVDQGDGKAGLRNSPDPYGSSPSPASETAAAVPAAAAEEGSPADAECSVDQLTAALLRLHAERIQLLSREQRTRDRFAARHPEVAVVEVPALPGDVHDLTGLRAIGDRLANGRPGHP; this is encoded by the coding sequence ATGAGTCCGGATCCGGCCGAGGCACGGGGGGCCGCCGAGGCGGTGGACACCGGCCGCCCTCTCTCCCCCGCGCGCGTGCTCCACGTCGATCCGTTGCTGGACGACCCGAAGACCCGGATCGTGGTGTGCTGCGGCTCGGGCGGTGTGGGCAAGACGACGACCGCGGCGGCCCTCGGACTGCGGGCCGCCGAGCGGGGCCGCAAGGTGGTCGTCCTGACCATCGACCCGGCCAGACGGCTGGCCCAGTCGATGGGCATCGACTCGCTCGACAACGTGCCGCGCCGGGTGAAGGGCACGGAGGGCGACGGCGAGCTGCACGCCATGATGCTCGACATGAAGCGCACCTTCGACGAGGTCGTGGAGGCGCACGCCGACTCCGAGCGGGCCGCCGCGATTCTCGCGAATCCCTTCTACCAGTCGCTCTCGGCGGGCTTCGCGGGCACGCAGGAGTACATGGCGATGGAGAAGCTGGGCCAGCTACGGGCGAAGGACGAGTGGGACCTGATCGTCGTGGACACCCCGCCGTCCCGTTCGGCGCTGGACTTCCTGGACGCGCCCAAGCGGCTGGGTTCCTTCCTGGACGGCCGTCTCATCCGCCTGCTGACCGCGCCCGCCAAGCTGGGCGGGCGCGCGGGCATGAAGTTCCTGAACGTCGGCATGTCGATGATGACCGGCACACTGGGCAAGCTGCTGGGCGGCCAGCTACTGAAGGACGTCCAGACCTTCGTGGCCGCGATGGACACCACCTTCGGCGGGTTCCGTACGCGCGCGGACGCCACCTACAAGCTGCTCCAGGCACCTGGCACGGCGTTCCTGGTGGTGGCGGCCCCGGAGCGGGACGCGCTGCGCGAGGCCGCGTACTTCGTGGAGCGGCTGGCCGCGGAGCACATGCCCCTGGTCGGCCTGGTGCTCAACCGGGTCCACGGCAGCGGGGCCGGCGGCCTGTCGGCCGAGCGGGCGCTGGCCGCCGCGGAAAATCTTGAGGACGCCCGCATTGTGGATCAGGGGGACGGGAAAGCTGGACTTCGTAACTCTCCCGACCCGTACGGCAGTTCACCATCTCCCGCATCCGAGACCGCAGCCGCCGTCCCGGCCGCTGCCGCCGAGGAAGGCTCCCCCGCCGACGCGGAATGCTCCGTAGACCAACTCACCGCGGCCCTGCTGAGGCTGCACGCCGAGCGCATCCAGCTACTCTCGCGCGAGCAGCGCACGAGGGACCGTTTCGCCGCCCGCCACCCCGAGGTGGCGGTGGTGGAAGTGCCCGCACTGCCCGGCGACGTCCACGACCTCACGGGCCTGAGGGCCATCGGCGACCGGCTGGCGAACGGGCGGCCGGGACACCCGTAG
- a CDS encoding DUF4177 domain-containing protein, translating to MTKWEYATVPLLVHATKQILDTWGEDGWELVQVVPGPNNPEQLVAYLKREKQA from the coding sequence ATGACCAAGTGGGAATACGCAACCGTGCCGCTGCTCGTCCATGCCACGAAGCAGATTCTGGACACCTGGGGCGAGGACGGCTGGGAGCTCGTCCAGGTCGTGCCCGGGCCGAACAATCCGGAACAGCTCGTGGCCTACCTGAAGCGGGAGAAGCAGGCGTGA
- a CDS encoding RidA family protein — protein sequence MSAVEARLAELGLTLPDVVPPLAAYQPAVQSGVYVYTSGQLPMVQGKLPVTGKVGAEVTPEEAKELARTCALNALAAVKSVAGDLDRIARVVKVVGFVASASDFTGQPGVVNGASELLGEVLGDKGVHARSAVGVAVLPLDAPVEVEIQVELAQ from the coding sequence GTGAGCGCGGTCGAGGCCAGGCTGGCCGAACTGGGACTGACCCTGCCGGACGTCGTACCGCCGCTGGCCGCGTACCAGCCGGCCGTGCAGTCCGGTGTGTACGTGTACACCTCCGGCCAGCTTCCGATGGTCCAGGGCAAACTGCCGGTCACCGGCAAGGTGGGCGCCGAGGTCACGCCGGAGGAGGCCAAGGAGCTGGCCCGTACGTGTGCGCTGAACGCCCTGGCCGCCGTGAAGTCCGTCGCAGGCGACCTGGACCGCATCGCGCGCGTGGTGAAGGTCGTCGGCTTCGTCGCCTCGGCGTCCGACTTCACCGGGCAGCCCGGTGTCGTCAACGGTGCCAGCGAGCTGCTCGGCGAGGTCCTCGGTGACAAGGGCGTGCACGCCCGCAGCGCCGTCGGGGTCGCGGTGTTGCCGCTGGACGCGCCGGTCGAGGTCGAGATCCAGGTCGAGCTGGCCCAGTGA
- a CDS encoding DUF4279 domain-containing protein — MTVIEKRHWVLTEVSLVIKGRDLRHEEITSFLDIEPTGVRDPGPGKWDRPGEIDGQWRISCDERTSRGFHEQLDNILTIAERKRVELRQLAEQGYEVTVNLFGFSGNDSTLALRSEDIKRIALLGFPLRVAANMNER, encoded by the coding sequence ATGACTGTGATCGAGAAGCGCCACTGGGTGTTGACAGAGGTGTCGCTTGTCATCAAGGGAAGAGATCTCCGCCACGAAGAGATCACGTCGTTCCTTGATATCGAGCCCACAGGTGTGCGCGATCCGGGGCCCGGCAAATGGGACCGCCCGGGCGAGATCGATGGGCAGTGGAGGATCAGTTGCGACGAGCGCACCAGTCGTGGCTTCCACGAACAGTTGGACAATATCCTTACCATCGCGGAACGGAAGCGGGTTGAACTCAGGCAGCTCGCGGAACAGGGATATGAAGTGACCGTCAACCTGTTCGGATTCTCCGGGAACGATTCCACCCTTGCCCTCCGTTCGGAAGACATCAAACGAATCGCCCTTCTGGGCTTCCCGCTCAGGGTCGCAGCCAATATGAACGAACGCTGA
- a CDS encoding transglycosylase domain-containing protein, whose translation MPKKRSGGGLSPTQQAAKFLGVSVLAGAVLAGIALPAAGALGLAAKGSVQSFDEIPANLKSPQLSQRTTILDNRGKQIATVYSRDRTVVDLKDISPYMQKAIVAIEDSRFYQHGAVDLKGVLRAMNKNAQSGGVAQGASTLTQQLVKNYFIEEAGDDPTKVAEATQQTLGRKIRELKYAIQIEDKLGKKKILENYLNITFFGEQAYGVEAAAQRYFSKHAKNLNLQESALLAGIVQSPSRYDPVNDEAEAAKRRNTVLQRMAEVGDISQKEADEAKEKPVELDPSHPKNGCITAVKGAGFFCDYVRQILLTDKSFGRTREARSKLWNRGGLTIRTTLDPQAQRSVQASLKDHVYESDSVATAATVVEPGTGKILAMGQSRPYGVNTKNHETTINLSVNQGMGGGAGYQPGSTFKPIVAAAAIEGGKPPTQEYSSPYEMAYPSPVSACDGKTWHDDPSRPTKLTNENESEHGPYGMKEATAKSVNTYYVQLISDIGICPVINMAHRMGVQRADGRKVQQAPSIALGTQEMSPLTMANAYATFAARGMYCTPVAIDSITQKVGSEQKSLEVPRSTCSRAMSENTADTVSTLLKGVVEDGTGQEAGLGSRPSAGKTGTTDERYAAWFVGYTPNMAGAVWVGDPQHKRRMVDITIGGVPHAKVYGGEVPGPIWRDMMSGALDGKPAPDFHLIDIPDDTHNGGDQGKGDGRTDDGNNGDNGTATGQVTGGLIGGLTDGGTTAGGTTGDQSTGGIGGTLPTPTFSLPGNFFEGQTNGGNNGHGNGNGGRRG comes from the coding sequence ATGCCAAAGAAGCGCTCGGGTGGCGGTCTGTCGCCAACGCAGCAGGCCGCCAAGTTCCTCGGTGTCAGTGTGCTCGCCGGAGCCGTGCTGGCGGGCATCGCGCTGCCCGCGGCCGGCGCGCTGGGCCTCGCGGCCAAGGGATCGGTGCAGAGCTTCGACGAGATCCCGGCCAACCTCAAGAGTCCCCAGCTAAGTCAGCGCACGACCATCCTGGACAACCGGGGCAAACAGATCGCGACCGTCTACTCCCGCGACCGTACGGTGGTCGACCTCAAGGACATCTCGCCGTACATGCAGAAGGCGATCGTCGCGATCGAGGACTCGCGCTTCTACCAGCACGGCGCGGTCGACCTCAAGGGTGTGCTGCGCGCCATGAACAAGAACGCGCAGAGCGGCGGGGTCGCCCAGGGTGCCTCCACGCTCACCCAGCAGCTGGTGAAGAACTACTTCATCGAGGAGGCCGGTGACGACCCGACGAAGGTCGCCGAGGCCACCCAGCAGACCCTGGGCCGCAAGATCCGCGAGCTGAAGTACGCCATCCAGATCGAGGACAAGCTCGGCAAGAAGAAGATCCTCGAGAACTACCTGAACATCACCTTCTTCGGCGAGCAGGCCTACGGCGTCGAGGCCGCCGCCCAGCGCTACTTCTCCAAGCACGCCAAGAACCTGAACCTCCAGGAGTCGGCCCTCCTGGCCGGCATCGTGCAGTCACCGAGCCGCTACGACCCGGTGAACGACGAGGCCGAGGCCGCCAAGCGCCGCAACACCGTGCTCCAGCGGATGGCGGAGGTCGGCGACATCTCCCAGAAGGAGGCCGACGAGGCCAAGGAGAAGCCGGTCGAGCTGGACCCCAGTCACCCCAAGAACGGCTGCATCACCGCCGTGAAGGGCGCCGGTTTCTTCTGTGACTACGTCCGTCAGATCCTCCTCACCGACAAGTCCTTCGGCAGGACGAGGGAAGCGCGGTCGAAGCTCTGGAACCGGGGCGGCCTGACGATCCGTACGACGCTCGACCCGCAGGCCCAGCGCTCCGTGCAGGCGTCCCTCAAGGACCACGTCTACGAGAGCGACTCCGTGGCCACCGCCGCGACCGTCGTGGAGCCCGGCACCGGCAAGATCCTCGCGATGGGCCAGTCCCGTCCGTACGGCGTCAACACCAAGAACCACGAGACGACGATCAACCTCTCCGTGAACCAGGGCATGGGCGGCGGCGCCGGCTACCAGCCCGGTTCCACGTTCAAGCCGATCGTCGCCGCGGCGGCCATCGAGGGCGGGAAGCCCCCGACGCAGGAGTACTCGTCGCCGTACGAGATGGCGTACCCCAGCCCGGTGTCCGCGTGCGACGGCAAAACTTGGCACGACGACCCGAGCCGGCCCACGAAGCTGACCAACGAGAACGAGTCGGAGCACGGCCCGTACGGCATGAAGGAGGCGACCGCCAAGTCGGTCAACACCTACTACGTGCAGTTGATCAGCGACATCGGCATCTGCCCGGTGATCAATATGGCCCACAGGATGGGCGTGCAGCGCGCGGACGGCCGCAAGGTCCAGCAGGCGCCCTCCATCGCGCTCGGCACCCAGGAGATGTCCCCGCTGACGATGGCGAACGCGTACGCCACCTTCGCCGCGCGCGGGATGTACTGCACGCCGGTCGCCATCGACTCGATCACCCAGAAGGTGGGCAGCGAGCAGAAGTCCCTGGAGGTGCCGAGGTCGACCTGCTCGCGGGCGATGTCGGAGAACACCGCCGACACGGTGAGCACGCTCCTCAAGGGCGTGGTCGAGGACGGCACGGGCCAGGAGGCCGGTCTCGGCAGCCGCCCGAGCGCGGGCAAGACGGGTACGACGGACGAGCGCTACGCGGCCTGGTTCGTCGGCTACACCCCGAACATGGCCGGCGCGGTCTGGGTCGGCGACCCGCAGCACAAGCGCCGGATGGTCGACATCACCATCGGCGGTGTCCCGCACGCCAAGGTCTACGGCGGTGAGGTGCCCGGCCCGATCTGGCGCGACATGATGTCCGGCGCCCTGGACGGCAAGCCCGCACCGGACTTCCATCTGATCGACATCCCCGACGACACCCACAACGGGGGTGATCAGGGAAAAGGGGACGGGAGGACGGACGACGGCAACAACGGGGACAACGGGACCGCGACGGGGCAGGTGACCGGCGGGCTGATCGGCGGTCTGACGGACGGGGGCACGACCGCCGGGGGCACGACGGGTGACCAGAGCACCGGCGGCATCGGCGGCACCCTGCCGACACCGACGTTCTCCCTCCCCGGCAACTTCTTCGAGGGCCAGACGAACGGCGGCAACAACGGCCACGGCAACGGAAACGGCGGCCGCCGGGGCTAG
- the wblA gene encoding transcriptional regulator WblA, which yields MGWVTDWSAQAACRTTDPDELFVQGAAQNRAKAVCTGCPVRTECLADALDNRVEFGVWGGMTERERRALLRRRPTVTSWRRLLETARSEYERGVGIVSLDSDEIYENYAAVS from the coding sequence ATGGGCTGGGTAACCGACTGGAGTGCGCAGGCTGCCTGCCGCACTACTGATCCGGATGAACTGTTCGTTCAGGGAGCAGCGCAGAACAGGGCCAAGGCGGTGTGCACCGGGTGCCCGGTGCGCACGGAGTGCTTGGCGGACGCGCTGGACAACCGTGTGGAGTTCGGCGTGTGGGGAGGCATGACGGAGCGGGAGCGCCGCGCACTGCTGCGCCGGCGGCCCACTGTGACATCCTGGCGCAGGCTGCTGGAGACCGCCCGCTCGGAGTACGAGCGAGGCGTCGGGATCGTGTCCCTCGACAGCGACGAGATCTACGAGAACTATGCGGCGGTGAGCTGA
- a CDS encoding ArsA family ATPase — protein sequence MSRLQVVSGKGGTGKTTVAAALALALATEGKRTLLVEVEGRQGIAQLFETEALPYEERKIAVAPGGGEVYALAMDPELALLDYLQMFYKLGGAGRALKKLGAIDFATTIAPGIRDVLLTGKACEAVRRKDKSGRFVYDYVVMDAPPTGRITRFLNVNDEVAGLAKIGPIHNQAQAVMRVLKSPETAVHLVTLLEEMPVQETADGIAELRAARLPVGRVIVNMVRPQVLDANDLELVRDVERSSVARALSAAGLGGARRGGNAERLVGPLLAQAAEYAERYALEQEQRAALGELGLPLDELPLLAEGMDLAGLYELATELRKQGLS from the coding sequence GTGAGCAGGCTCCAGGTCGTCAGCGGCAAGGGCGGGACCGGAAAGACGACGGTCGCCGCAGCCCTCGCGCTGGCCCTCGCGACCGAGGGGAAGCGGACGCTTCTCGTGGAGGTCGAGGGCCGGCAGGGCATCGCACAGCTCTTCGAGACGGAGGCGTTGCCGTATGAGGAGCGCAAGATCGCGGTCGCTCCGGGTGGCGGGGAGGTGTACGCCCTCGCCATGGACCCGGAACTGGCCCTTCTGGACTACCTCCAGATGTTCTACAAGCTGGGCGGGGCCGGCAGAGCCCTGAAGAAGCTCGGCGCCATCGACTTCGCCACCACCATCGCCCCCGGCATCAGGGACGTCCTGCTGACCGGCAAGGCGTGCGAGGCGGTGCGCCGCAAGGACAAGAGCGGACGGTTCGTCTACGACTACGTCGTCATGGACGCCCCGCCGACCGGCCGCATCACCCGCTTCTTGAACGTCAACGACGAGGTGGCGGGTCTCGCCAAGATCGGCCCGATACACAATCAGGCACAGGCGGTCATGAGGGTGCTGAAGTCGCCGGAGACGGCGGTGCACCTGGTGACGCTGCTGGAGGAGATGCCGGTCCAGGAGACCGCCGACGGCATCGCCGAACTGCGCGCGGCACGGTTGCCGGTGGGCCGGGTCATCGTGAACATGGTCCGGCCGCAGGTGTTGGACGCGAACGACCTGGAACTCGTACGGGACGTGGAGCGTTCATCGGTTGCGCGGGCGCTCTCTGCCGCCGGTCTGGGCGGGGCCCGGCGGGGCGGGAACGCCGAGAGGCTGGTGGGCCCGCTGCTGGCCCAGGCCGCGGAGTACGCCGAGCGGTACGCGCTGGAGCAGGAGCAGCGCGCGGCCCTCGGCGAGCTGGGTCTGCCGCTGGACGAACTGCCGCTGCTCGCCGAGGGCATGGACCTGGCGGGCCTGTACGAACTCGCCACCGAGCTGCGGAAGCAGGGGTTGTCATGA
- a CDS encoding putative adhesin gives MAAQMERKVFAGHGYIESGAGETVVPEGTSISFYVQHGDQLPGLNGLTVERGVYPGGYSETFHAGDRVPNYTLAPPVSSGGGGFSVFEDSTTVGQRAQLGELLKPGMGNVHWAACREIK, from the coding sequence GTGGCCGCCCAGATGGAGAGAAAAGTCTTCGCAGGCCATGGCTACATTGAATCCGGAGCCGGTGAGACCGTGGTTCCGGAGGGCACCTCGATTTCTTTCTACGTGCAACACGGCGACCAGCTTCCCGGCCTCAACGGCCTGACCGTCGAGCGCGGCGTGTACCCAGGAGGATATTCGGAGACATTCCATGCGGGCGACCGAGTTCCAAATTACACATTGGCGCCTCCCGTTTCATCGGGTGGTGGCGGTTTCAGTGTGTTCGAGGATTCGACGACCGTGGGTCAGAGGGCGCAGCTGGGAGAGCTGCTGAAGCCCGGCATGGGAAATGTTCACTGGGCAGCCTGTCGTGAGATCAAGTAG
- a CDS encoding putative T7SS-secreted protein — MGLGDLTNSLLGGAEDLYDAGKKKLGEGVDWATDKVGEGLDKVGAHDWADSVEDWGDEVASDLGATPGEQQLGQTEEANELVHGNPDRIRESARHLKDFHGAFDKVSTGLRKVDSSGWQGDGGDAFRKKFGVHPAEWARASEACDAAAKALESYADTVKWAQGQAKEAVELYKKGVKASKDAVDAYNKKVDAYNAKIKAREDPGPEPEPFKDPGKADVKAAAEKLAEARKQRNTAASAAQGKVKAALAHAPAEPPPLERLGKDFSDGYQAANTELTHVVGGALKGTAGLLNFVRGLNPTDPYNITHPAAYLQNVNMTLAGLVSTASHPERVVQAAVDGFKKDPSEFIGRLIPELIGTKGAGLARGGLRMATKEGLESAAQRGVREGLERQTARGSGDPMPERADVMQALRDSNPQIVNKKWPDTDGRYYADRVLSGGRPDGEKSLRRPWLH; from the coding sequence ATGGGACTCGGAGACCTCACCAACTCGCTTCTGGGCGGCGCGGAGGACCTCTACGACGCGGGCAAGAAGAAGCTCGGTGAGGGCGTCGACTGGGCCACGGACAAAGTGGGCGAAGGCCTGGACAAGGTCGGTGCGCACGATTGGGCCGACAGTGTGGAGGACTGGGGCGACGAGGTCGCCTCGGACCTGGGCGCCACCCCCGGCGAGCAGCAACTCGGTCAGACGGAGGAGGCCAACGAGCTCGTCCACGGCAATCCGGACAGGATTCGCGAGAGTGCCAGGCACCTGAAGGACTTCCACGGAGCCTTCGACAAGGTGAGTACCGGGCTGAGGAAGGTCGACTCCTCCGGTTGGCAGGGCGACGGCGGTGACGCGTTCCGGAAGAAGTTCGGCGTACACCCCGCCGAGTGGGCACGGGCGTCTGAGGCGTGCGACGCGGCGGCGAAGGCGCTGGAGTCGTACGCGGATACCGTCAAGTGGGCACAAGGTCAGGCCAAGGAGGCCGTGGAGCTCTACAAGAAGGGCGTCAAGGCGTCCAAGGACGCGGTCGACGCGTACAACAAGAAGGTCGACGCCTACAACGCCAAGATCAAGGCGCGTGAGGACCCGGGCCCTGAACCTGAGCCGTTCAAGGACCCCGGCAAGGCCGACGTCAAGGCGGCCGCCGAGAAGCTCGCCGAGGCCCGTAAACAGCGCAACACGGCCGCCTCCGCGGCGCAGGGCAAGGTGAAGGCGGCCCTCGCGCACGCTCCCGCCGAACCACCGCCCCTGGAGCGACTGGGCAAGGACTTCTCGGACGGTTACCAGGCCGCCAACACCGAACTCACGCATGTCGTCGGCGGCGCACTCAAGGGCACGGCCGGACTGCTCAACTTCGTCCGCGGCCTCAACCCCACCGACCCGTACAACATCACCCACCCGGCCGCCTACCTCCAGAACGTCAACATGACGCTGGCCGGCCTCGTCTCCACTGCCTCGCATCCTGAACGGGTTGTCCAGGCAGCCGTCGACGGCTTCAAAAAGGACCCATCCGAGTTCATCGGCCGCCTAATCCCCGAACTCATCGGCACCAAAGGCGCCGGACTCGCCCGCGGCGGACTGCGCATGGCGACCAAGGAGGGCTTGGAATCGGCGGCGCAACGCGGAGTGCGGGAGGGCCTCGAACGTCAAACCGCCAGAGGTTCCGGGGACCCCATGCCCGAACGCGCCGACGTCATGCAGGCGCTGCGCGACTCCAACCCGCAAATCGTGAACAAGAAGTGGCCGGACACTGATGGCCGGTACTATGCGGATCGGGTGCTTTCCGGTGGCCGCCCAGATGGAGAGAAAAGTCTTCGCAGGCCATGGCTACATTGA
- a CDS encoding GatB/YqeY domain-containing protein — MTTTLKSKLHDDLNAAIKGRDELRSSTLRLTLTAITKEEVAGEEKRELSDDEVLKVIAREAKKRREAAEAFAQGGRAEQAEREKAEGEVLAGYLPKQLSDDELDTIVAHAVEEAKAAGAEGPRAMGAVMKIVNPKVAGLAEGGRVAAAVKRRLQG, encoded by the coding sequence ATGACCACCACGCTCAAGTCGAAGCTGCACGACGACCTCAACGCCGCGATCAAGGGGCGCGACGAGCTGCGCTCCTCGACGCTCCGGCTGACGCTCACCGCGATCACCAAGGAGGAGGTCGCGGGCGAGGAGAAGCGCGAGCTTTCGGACGACGAGGTGCTCAAGGTGATCGCCCGTGAGGCGAAGAAGCGCCGTGAGGCCGCGGAGGCCTTCGCGCAGGGCGGCCGTGCCGAGCAGGCCGAGCGGGAGAAGGCGGAGGGCGAGGTGCTCGCCGGGTATCTGCCCAAGCAGCTGTCCGACGACGAGCTGGACACCATCGTCGCCCACGCCGTGGAGGAGGCGAAGGCGGCCGGCGCCGAGGGGCCGCGGGCCATGGGCGCCGTCATGAAGATCGTGAACCCGAAGGTGGCCGGTCTGGCCGAGGGCGGCCGGGTCGCCGCCGCGGTGAAGCGCCGGCTCCAGGGCTGA